The Deltaproteobacteria bacterium DNA window TAGATGCTCATCACCGAAAAGCATTTGGGATGATTGTTCCACTTCGCATTTTTGAGCAGATAATATTTGGCCGTCTGGGATACCCGTTTTTGCTTCCACGGCGTGACCGCTTCCAGCGGATCGCCGAATCCAAGCGTTCGGCGGGTTTTTACCTCGATAAAATGGAGCTCCCCCTTTTTTTCGGCGATAATATCGAGTTCCCCCACCCTGCAGAAAAAATTCCGTTCGATGATTTTGAACCCCTGTTTTTTTAAGTATCGGCTGGCGCTGTCTTCCCCTTCATCCCCGATCGC harbors:
- a CDS encoding YraN family protein, with product MPHNSHLKSVTPLRAIGDEGEDSASRYLKKQGFKIIERNFFCRVGELDIIAEKKGELHFIEVKTRRTLGFGDPLEAVTPWKQKRVSQTAKYYLLKNAKWNNHPKCFSVMSIYDPGNDDAQIEFIPNAFEVWGDYY